One genomic window of Melopsittacus undulatus isolate bMelUnd1 chromosome 15, bMelUnd1.mat.Z, whole genome shotgun sequence includes the following:
- the C2CD2L gene encoding phospholipid transfer protein C2CD2L isoform X3: MRSGTAGQAAMTTAGAAAAKGTHTAAGRGTPPAAASAAVFQPDARAEAPDARPHSGQSARSAPLLARAAGRRGVLPELPERGERLFPALEPPGPGLAATDSAAPRPLSSSVQITFEEGSQLPPAANISHVTCKGQSDCSMVLCCHLSAEAVKFPVSVTQQSPVAVSVDTYHVTLAVLQAQVEIHLEEIQNEGLLVSWTFKDRPDMNLSVLPRLQLCENEGRADLSTIKDLIEDTIISTQPAVTVNLKACAAGAGAVRRSPPVPLVTSDKLTRESLSRVAPLGSKLLLRNLRVLNLGCQGKGGLEEICCVAELDSPLQQKWTRPVTASSASTVSLMEWNEELFLELGHRSRELKLQVLGSSDRGRSVLLAHTTLFLDSLGKQPSGRQVCSLAPGAGWSLAAEATITLELLFQESPASLSAQHATSLRTSITPTKKVEMDRTIMPDGTIVTTVTTIQSRPKADCKTDSPSRSPSKVEVTEKKTTVLLESSCPCRPLPSSSRDICMPNGLDPVAETAIRQLTETNNKPAKKTPTKRSTLIISGVSKVPIVQDEMALSLGYAASLEAVAYRDSVAEGTGEWMHDSTESSQLPESSPSRQRAGQELDETTRSDISERPSVEDVESETGSTGALETRSLKDHKVSFLRSGTKLIFRRKSKQKEAGLSQSHDDLSNIATDSTAGKKAGSFSRRLIKRFSFKSKSKPKGSDSVMAGNAC, translated from the exons ATGAGGAGCGGCACAGCGGGCCAGGCCGCCATGACCACGGCGGGCGCTGCCGCTGCCAAGGGCACACACACCGCGGCCGGGCGCGGAACGCCGCCCGCCGCTGCCTCCGCCGCGGTTTTCCAGCCGGACGCGAGAGCGGAGGCACCGGATGCGCGGCCTCACTCCGGCCAATCGGCGAGATCCGCGCCGCTTTTGGCACGAGCTGCCGGGAGGCGCGGGGTTCTCCCGGAGCTGCCGGAGCGGGGGGAGCGCCTCTTCCCGGCGTTGGAGCCTCCTGGACCGGGCCTTGCAGCGACGGACTCCGCAGCGCCGCGGCCGCTCTCG AGTTCAGTGCAGATCACGTTTGAGGAGGGCTCTCAGCTCCCACCAGCCGCAAATATAAGTCACGTGACGTGCAAGGGACAGTCGGACTGCAGCATG GTGCTGTGTTGCCATCTGTCAGCTGAAGCTGTGAAATTCCCAGTGTCTGTTACTCAGCAGTCCCCAGTTGCTGTTTCTGTGGACACCTATCATGTCAcattggctgtgctgcaggctcAG GTGGAGATCCACTTGGAGGAGATTCAGAATGAAGGTCTCCTGGTGTCATGGACGTTCAAGGACAGACCGGACATGAACCTTTCTGTTCTTCCGAGACTTCAACTTTGTGAG AATGAAGGGAGAGCAGACTTGTCCACCATAAAGGATCTGATTGAGGATACCATCATCAGCACGCAGCCAGCCGTGACGGTGAATCTGAAGGCCTGTGCCGCTGGAGCTGGTGCAGTAAGACGCTCTCCTCCTGTCCCTCTT GTTACCAGTGATAAGCTGACTCGAGAGTCACTGTCCAGAGTAGCCCCTCTGGGTTCTAAGCTGTTGCTCCGGAATCTTCGAGTGCTGAACTTGGGCTGCCAGGGCAAAGGAG GACTTGAGGAGATATGCTGTGTGGCAGAACTAGACAGCCCCTTGCAGCAGAAGTGGACGAGGCCGGTGACAGCTAGCAGTGCCAGCACTGTGTCATTAATGGAGTGGAATGAGGAGCTCTTTCT GGAGTTGGGACACAGAAGTAGAGAGCTGAAGCTAcaggtgctggggagcagcgACAGAGGGAGAA GTGTGCTGCTGGCACATACCACGCTTTTTCTTGATTCTTTGGGCAAGCAACCTTCTGGGAGACAGGTGTGCTCCCTGGCCCCGGGAGCCGGGTGGTCACTGGCGGCTGAAGCTACAATTACATTGGAG CTGCTATTCCAGGAGTCTCCTGCGTCTTTGAGTGCTCAGCATGCTACGTCTCTGCGAACCAGCATCACCCCCACTAAGAAGGTGGAGATGGACCGGACCATCATGCCTGATGGCACCATTGTGACCACTGTCACCACGATTCAGTCCCGGCCCAAGGCAGACTGCAAAACGG ATTCACCATCGAGGTCGCCTTCCAAGGTGGAAGTGACTGAAAAGAAGACAACTGTGCTTTTGGAAAGCAGCTGCCCTTGCAGGCCCTTGCCCAGCAGCAGCC GGGATATCTGTATGCCCAACGGCTTGGATCCGGTGGCTGAGACGGCAATCAGGCAGCTGACTGAGACAAATAACAAACCTGCCAAGAAGACCCCAACGAAACGTAGCACGCTGATCATCTCGGGAGTTTCCAAG GTACCTATCGTTCAAGATGAAATGGCACTTTCTCTGGGTTatgctgcatccctggaggCCGTGGCGTACAGGGATTCTGTGGCAGAGGGCACAGGTGAGTGGATGCACGATTCTACTGAATCATCCCAGCTGCCGGAATCGTCGCCATCTAGACAAAGAGCCGGTCAGGAGCTGGATGAGACGACACGATCGGACATCTCCGAAAGGCCATCGGTGGAAGATGTTGAGTCTGAAACTGGTTCCACGGGAGCACTTGAGACCAGGAGCTTGAAGGATCACAAAG TTAGCTTTCTTCGGAGTGGAACCAAGCTCATCTTCCGGAGGAAGAGTAAGCAGAAGGAGGCAGGCCTAAGCCAGTCGCATGATGACTTGTCCAACATTGCCACCGACTCCACTGCCGGGAAGAAAGCCGGCAGCTTCTCCCGTCGCCTCATCAAGCGCTTCTCCTTTAAGTCTAAATCCAAACCCAAAGGTAGTGACAGCGTGATGGCAG GCAATGCTTGCTGA
- the C2CD2L gene encoding phospholipid transfer protein C2CD2L isoform X6: protein MGPDPGWAALVLLFAASLLTVAAWLLQYWRSAALRAPRRRGPVTEEAGARALLAALLALRSLREQWQRAWVRALNSQARRHGSSVQITFEEGSQLPPAANISHVTCKGQSDCSMVLCCHLSAEAVKFPVSVTQQSPVAVSVDTYHVTLAVLQAQVEIHLEEIQNEGLLVSWTFKDRPDMNLSVLPRLQLCENEGRADLSTIKDLIEDTIISTQPAVTVNLKACAAGAGAVTSDKLTRESLSRVAPLGSKLLLRNLRVLNLGCQGKGGLEEICCVAELDSPLQQKWTRPVTASSASTVSLMEWNEELFLELGHRSRELKLQVLGSSDRGRSVLLAHTTLFLDSLGKQPSGRQVCSLAPGAGWSLAAEATITLELLFQESPASLSAQHATSLRTSITPTKKVEMDRTIMPDGTIVTTVTTIQSRPKADCKTDSPSRSPSKVEVTEKKTTVLLESSCPCRPLPSSSRDICMPNGLDPVAETAIRQLTETNNKPAKKTPTKRSTLIISGVSKVPIVQDEMALSLGYAASLEAVAYRDSVAEGTGEWMHDSTESSQLPESSPSRQRAGQELDETTRSDISERPSVEDVESETGSTGALETRSLKDHKVSFLRSGTKLIFRRKSKQKEAGLSQSHDDLSNIATDSTAGKKAGSFSRRLIKRFSFKSKSKPKGSDSVMAGTGPNIHTEFVCALLYFDAL, encoded by the exons ATGGGGCCGGATCCGGGTTGGGCCGCTTTGGTGCTGCTTTTCGCCGCCTCGCTGCTCACCGTCGCGGCCTGGCTGCTTCAGTACTGGCGGTCTGCGGCCCTGCGGGCGCCGCGGCGCCGCGGGCCGGTGACGGAGGAGGCCGGGGCCCGGGCGCTTCTGGCCGCGCTGCTCGCTCTCCGGTCCCTGCGAGAGCAGTGGCAGCGGGCCTGGGTGCGAGCCCTCAACAGCCAGGCGCGCCGGCACGGG AGTTCAGTGCAGATCACGTTTGAGGAGGGCTCTCAGCTCCCACCAGCCGCAAATATAAGTCACGTGACGTGCAAGGGACAGTCGGACTGCAGCATG GTGCTGTGTTGCCATCTGTCAGCTGAAGCTGTGAAATTCCCAGTGTCTGTTACTCAGCAGTCCCCAGTTGCTGTTTCTGTGGACACCTATCATGTCAcattggctgtgctgcaggctcAG GTGGAGATCCACTTGGAGGAGATTCAGAATGAAGGTCTCCTGGTGTCATGGACGTTCAAGGACAGACCGGACATGAACCTTTCTGTTCTTCCGAGACTTCAACTTTGTGAG AATGAAGGGAGAGCAGACTTGTCCACCATAAAGGATCTGATTGAGGATACCATCATCAGCACGCAGCCAGCCGTGACGGTGAATCTGAAGGCCTGTGCCGCTGGAGCTGGTGCA GTTACCAGTGATAAGCTGACTCGAGAGTCACTGTCCAGAGTAGCCCCTCTGGGTTCTAAGCTGTTGCTCCGGAATCTTCGAGTGCTGAACTTGGGCTGCCAGGGCAAAGGAG GACTTGAGGAGATATGCTGTGTGGCAGAACTAGACAGCCCCTTGCAGCAGAAGTGGACGAGGCCGGTGACAGCTAGCAGTGCCAGCACTGTGTCATTAATGGAGTGGAATGAGGAGCTCTTTCT GGAGTTGGGACACAGAAGTAGAGAGCTGAAGCTAcaggtgctggggagcagcgACAGAGGGAGAA GTGTGCTGCTGGCACATACCACGCTTTTTCTTGATTCTTTGGGCAAGCAACCTTCTGGGAGACAGGTGTGCTCCCTGGCCCCGGGAGCCGGGTGGTCACTGGCGGCTGAAGCTACAATTACATTGGAG CTGCTATTCCAGGAGTCTCCTGCGTCTTTGAGTGCTCAGCATGCTACGTCTCTGCGAACCAGCATCACCCCCACTAAGAAGGTGGAGATGGACCGGACCATCATGCCTGATGGCACCATTGTGACCACTGTCACCACGATTCAGTCCCGGCCCAAGGCAGACTGCAAAACGG ATTCACCATCGAGGTCGCCTTCCAAGGTGGAAGTGACTGAAAAGAAGACAACTGTGCTTTTGGAAAGCAGCTGCCCTTGCAGGCCCTTGCCCAGCAGCAGCC GGGATATCTGTATGCCCAACGGCTTGGATCCGGTGGCTGAGACGGCAATCAGGCAGCTGACTGAGACAAATAACAAACCTGCCAAGAAGACCCCAACGAAACGTAGCACGCTGATCATCTCGGGAGTTTCCAAG GTACCTATCGTTCAAGATGAAATGGCACTTTCTCTGGGTTatgctgcatccctggaggCCGTGGCGTACAGGGATTCTGTGGCAGAGGGCACAGGTGAGTGGATGCACGATTCTACTGAATCATCCCAGCTGCCGGAATCGTCGCCATCTAGACAAAGAGCCGGTCAGGAGCTGGATGAGACGACACGATCGGACATCTCCGAAAGGCCATCGGTGGAAGATGTTGAGTCTGAAACTGGTTCCACGGGAGCACTTGAGACCAGGAGCTTGAAGGATCACAAAG TTAGCTTTCTTCGGAGTGGAACCAAGCTCATCTTCCGGAGGAAGAGTAAGCAGAAGGAGGCAGGCCTAAGCCAGTCGCATGATGACTTGTCCAACATTGCCACCGACTCCACTGCCGGGAAGAAAGCCGGCAGCTTCTCCCGTCGCCTCATCAAGCGCTTCTCCTTTAAGTCTAAATCCAAACCCAAAGGTAGTGACAGCGTGATGGCAG GTACTGGACCAAATATCCACACTGAATTTGTATGTGCTCTTTTGTACTTTGATGCTCTTTGA
- the C2CD2L gene encoding phospholipid transfer protein C2CD2L isoform X1 — MRSGTAGQAAMTTAGAAAAKGTHTAAGRGTPPAAASAAVFQPDARAEAPDARPHSGQSARSAPLLARAAGRRGVLPELPERGERLFPALEPPGPGLAATDSAAPRPLSSSVQITFEEGSQLPPAANISHVTCKGQSDCSMVLCCHLSAEAVKFPVSVTQQSPVAVSVDTYHVTLAVLQAQVEIHLEEIQNEGLLVSWTFKDRPDMNLSVLPRLQLCENEGRADLSTIKDLIEDTIISTQPAVTVNLKACAAGAGAVRRSPPVPLVTSDKLTRESLSRVAPLGSKLLLRNLRVLNLGCQGKGGLEEICCVAELDSPLQQKWTRPVTASSASTVSLMEWNEELFLELGHRSRELKLQVLGSSDRGRSVLLAHTTLFLDSLGKQPSGRQVCSLAPGAGWSLAAEATITLELLFQESPASLSAQHATSLRTSITPTKKVEMDRTIMPDGTIVTTVTTIQSRPKADCKTDSPSRSPSKVEVTEKKTTVLLESSCPCRPLPSSSRDICMPNGLDPVAETAIRQLTETNNKPAKKTPTKRSTLIISGVSKVPIVQDEMALSLGYAASLEAVAYRDSVAEGTGEWMHDSTESSQLPESSPSRQRAGQELDETTRSDISERPSVEDVESETGSTGALETRSLKDHKVSFLRSGTKLIFRRKSKQKEAGLSQSHDDLSNIATDSTAGKKAGSFSRRLIKRFSFKSKSKPKGSDSVMAGTGPNIHTEFVCALLYFDAL, encoded by the exons ATGAGGAGCGGCACAGCGGGCCAGGCCGCCATGACCACGGCGGGCGCTGCCGCTGCCAAGGGCACACACACCGCGGCCGGGCGCGGAACGCCGCCCGCCGCTGCCTCCGCCGCGGTTTTCCAGCCGGACGCGAGAGCGGAGGCACCGGATGCGCGGCCTCACTCCGGCCAATCGGCGAGATCCGCGCCGCTTTTGGCACGAGCTGCCGGGAGGCGCGGGGTTCTCCCGGAGCTGCCGGAGCGGGGGGAGCGCCTCTTCCCGGCGTTGGAGCCTCCTGGACCGGGCCTTGCAGCGACGGACTCCGCAGCGCCGCGGCCGCTCTCG AGTTCAGTGCAGATCACGTTTGAGGAGGGCTCTCAGCTCCCACCAGCCGCAAATATAAGTCACGTGACGTGCAAGGGACAGTCGGACTGCAGCATG GTGCTGTGTTGCCATCTGTCAGCTGAAGCTGTGAAATTCCCAGTGTCTGTTACTCAGCAGTCCCCAGTTGCTGTTTCTGTGGACACCTATCATGTCAcattggctgtgctgcaggctcAG GTGGAGATCCACTTGGAGGAGATTCAGAATGAAGGTCTCCTGGTGTCATGGACGTTCAAGGACAGACCGGACATGAACCTTTCTGTTCTTCCGAGACTTCAACTTTGTGAG AATGAAGGGAGAGCAGACTTGTCCACCATAAAGGATCTGATTGAGGATACCATCATCAGCACGCAGCCAGCCGTGACGGTGAATCTGAAGGCCTGTGCCGCTGGAGCTGGTGCAGTAAGACGCTCTCCTCCTGTCCCTCTT GTTACCAGTGATAAGCTGACTCGAGAGTCACTGTCCAGAGTAGCCCCTCTGGGTTCTAAGCTGTTGCTCCGGAATCTTCGAGTGCTGAACTTGGGCTGCCAGGGCAAAGGAG GACTTGAGGAGATATGCTGTGTGGCAGAACTAGACAGCCCCTTGCAGCAGAAGTGGACGAGGCCGGTGACAGCTAGCAGTGCCAGCACTGTGTCATTAATGGAGTGGAATGAGGAGCTCTTTCT GGAGTTGGGACACAGAAGTAGAGAGCTGAAGCTAcaggtgctggggagcagcgACAGAGGGAGAA GTGTGCTGCTGGCACATACCACGCTTTTTCTTGATTCTTTGGGCAAGCAACCTTCTGGGAGACAGGTGTGCTCCCTGGCCCCGGGAGCCGGGTGGTCACTGGCGGCTGAAGCTACAATTACATTGGAG CTGCTATTCCAGGAGTCTCCTGCGTCTTTGAGTGCTCAGCATGCTACGTCTCTGCGAACCAGCATCACCCCCACTAAGAAGGTGGAGATGGACCGGACCATCATGCCTGATGGCACCATTGTGACCACTGTCACCACGATTCAGTCCCGGCCCAAGGCAGACTGCAAAACGG ATTCACCATCGAGGTCGCCTTCCAAGGTGGAAGTGACTGAAAAGAAGACAACTGTGCTTTTGGAAAGCAGCTGCCCTTGCAGGCCCTTGCCCAGCAGCAGCC GGGATATCTGTATGCCCAACGGCTTGGATCCGGTGGCTGAGACGGCAATCAGGCAGCTGACTGAGACAAATAACAAACCTGCCAAGAAGACCCCAACGAAACGTAGCACGCTGATCATCTCGGGAGTTTCCAAG GTACCTATCGTTCAAGATGAAATGGCACTTTCTCTGGGTTatgctgcatccctggaggCCGTGGCGTACAGGGATTCTGTGGCAGAGGGCACAGGTGAGTGGATGCACGATTCTACTGAATCATCCCAGCTGCCGGAATCGTCGCCATCTAGACAAAGAGCCGGTCAGGAGCTGGATGAGACGACACGATCGGACATCTCCGAAAGGCCATCGGTGGAAGATGTTGAGTCTGAAACTGGTTCCACGGGAGCACTTGAGACCAGGAGCTTGAAGGATCACAAAG TTAGCTTTCTTCGGAGTGGAACCAAGCTCATCTTCCGGAGGAAGAGTAAGCAGAAGGAGGCAGGCCTAAGCCAGTCGCATGATGACTTGTCCAACATTGCCACCGACTCCACTGCCGGGAAGAAAGCCGGCAGCTTCTCCCGTCGCCTCATCAAGCGCTTCTCCTTTAAGTCTAAATCCAAACCCAAAGGTAGTGACAGCGTGATGGCAG GTACTGGACCAAATATCCACACTGAATTTGTATGTGCTCTTTTGTACTTTGATGCTCTTTGA
- the C2CD2L gene encoding phospholipid transfer protein C2CD2L isoform X4 gives MGPDPGWAALVLLFAASLLTVAAWLLQYWRSAALRAPRRRGPVTEEAGARALLAALLALRSLREQWQRAWVRALNSQARRHGSSVQITFEEGSQLPPAANISHVTCKGQSDCSMVLCCHLSAEAVKFPVSVTQQSPVAVSVDTYHVTLAVLQAQVEIHLEEIQNEGLLVSWTFKDRPDMNLSVLPRLQLCENEGRADLSTIKDLIEDTIISTQPAVTVNLKACAAGAGAVRRSPPVPLVTSDKLTRESLSRVAPLGSKLLLRNLRVLNLGCQGKGGLEEICCVAELDSPLQQKWTRPVTASSASTVSLMEWNEELFLELGHRSRELKLQVLGSSDRGRSVLLAHTTLFLDSLGKQPSGRQVCSLAPGAGWSLAAEATITLELLFQESPASLSAQHATSLRTSITPTKKVEMDRTIMPDGTIVTTVTTIQSRPKADCKTDSPSRSPSKVEVTEKKTTVLLESSCPCRPLPSSSRDICMPNGLDPVAETAIRQLTETNNKPAKKTPTKRSTLIISGVSKVPIVQDEMALSLGYAASLEAVAYRDSVAEGTGEWMHDSTESSQLPESSPSRQRAGQELDETTRSDISERPSVEDVESETGSTGALETRSLKDHKVSFLRSGTKLIFRRKSKQKEAGLSQSHDDLSNIATDSTAGKKAGSFSRRLIKRFSFKSKSKPKGSDSVMAGTGPNIHTEFVCALLYFDAL, from the exons ATGGGGCCGGATCCGGGTTGGGCCGCTTTGGTGCTGCTTTTCGCCGCCTCGCTGCTCACCGTCGCGGCCTGGCTGCTTCAGTACTGGCGGTCTGCGGCCCTGCGGGCGCCGCGGCGCCGCGGGCCGGTGACGGAGGAGGCCGGGGCCCGGGCGCTTCTGGCCGCGCTGCTCGCTCTCCGGTCCCTGCGAGAGCAGTGGCAGCGGGCCTGGGTGCGAGCCCTCAACAGCCAGGCGCGCCGGCACGGG AGTTCAGTGCAGATCACGTTTGAGGAGGGCTCTCAGCTCCCACCAGCCGCAAATATAAGTCACGTGACGTGCAAGGGACAGTCGGACTGCAGCATG GTGCTGTGTTGCCATCTGTCAGCTGAAGCTGTGAAATTCCCAGTGTCTGTTACTCAGCAGTCCCCAGTTGCTGTTTCTGTGGACACCTATCATGTCAcattggctgtgctgcaggctcAG GTGGAGATCCACTTGGAGGAGATTCAGAATGAAGGTCTCCTGGTGTCATGGACGTTCAAGGACAGACCGGACATGAACCTTTCTGTTCTTCCGAGACTTCAACTTTGTGAG AATGAAGGGAGAGCAGACTTGTCCACCATAAAGGATCTGATTGAGGATACCATCATCAGCACGCAGCCAGCCGTGACGGTGAATCTGAAGGCCTGTGCCGCTGGAGCTGGTGCAGTAAGACGCTCTCCTCCTGTCCCTCTT GTTACCAGTGATAAGCTGACTCGAGAGTCACTGTCCAGAGTAGCCCCTCTGGGTTCTAAGCTGTTGCTCCGGAATCTTCGAGTGCTGAACTTGGGCTGCCAGGGCAAAGGAG GACTTGAGGAGATATGCTGTGTGGCAGAACTAGACAGCCCCTTGCAGCAGAAGTGGACGAGGCCGGTGACAGCTAGCAGTGCCAGCACTGTGTCATTAATGGAGTGGAATGAGGAGCTCTTTCT GGAGTTGGGACACAGAAGTAGAGAGCTGAAGCTAcaggtgctggggagcagcgACAGAGGGAGAA GTGTGCTGCTGGCACATACCACGCTTTTTCTTGATTCTTTGGGCAAGCAACCTTCTGGGAGACAGGTGTGCTCCCTGGCCCCGGGAGCCGGGTGGTCACTGGCGGCTGAAGCTACAATTACATTGGAG CTGCTATTCCAGGAGTCTCCTGCGTCTTTGAGTGCTCAGCATGCTACGTCTCTGCGAACCAGCATCACCCCCACTAAGAAGGTGGAGATGGACCGGACCATCATGCCTGATGGCACCATTGTGACCACTGTCACCACGATTCAGTCCCGGCCCAAGGCAGACTGCAAAACGG ATTCACCATCGAGGTCGCCTTCCAAGGTGGAAGTGACTGAAAAGAAGACAACTGTGCTTTTGGAAAGCAGCTGCCCTTGCAGGCCCTTGCCCAGCAGCAGCC GGGATATCTGTATGCCCAACGGCTTGGATCCGGTGGCTGAGACGGCAATCAGGCAGCTGACTGAGACAAATAACAAACCTGCCAAGAAGACCCCAACGAAACGTAGCACGCTGATCATCTCGGGAGTTTCCAAG GTACCTATCGTTCAAGATGAAATGGCACTTTCTCTGGGTTatgctgcatccctggaggCCGTGGCGTACAGGGATTCTGTGGCAGAGGGCACAGGTGAGTGGATGCACGATTCTACTGAATCATCCCAGCTGCCGGAATCGTCGCCATCTAGACAAAGAGCCGGTCAGGAGCTGGATGAGACGACACGATCGGACATCTCCGAAAGGCCATCGGTGGAAGATGTTGAGTCTGAAACTGGTTCCACGGGAGCACTTGAGACCAGGAGCTTGAAGGATCACAAAG TTAGCTTTCTTCGGAGTGGAACCAAGCTCATCTTCCGGAGGAAGAGTAAGCAGAAGGAGGCAGGCCTAAGCCAGTCGCATGATGACTTGTCCAACATTGCCACCGACTCCACTGCCGGGAAGAAAGCCGGCAGCTTCTCCCGTCGCCTCATCAAGCGCTTCTCCTTTAAGTCTAAATCCAAACCCAAAGGTAGTGACAGCGTGATGGCAG GTACTGGACCAAATATCCACACTGAATTTGTATGTGCTCTTTTGTACTTTGATGCTCTTTGA
- the C2CD2L gene encoding phospholipid transfer protein C2CD2L isoform X2, with protein sequence MRSGTAGQAAMTTAGAAAAKGTHTAAGRGTPPAAASAAVFQPDARAEAPDARPHSGQSARSAPLLARAAGRRGVLPELPERGERLFPALEPPGPGLAATDSAAPRPLSSSVQITFEEGSQLPPAANISHVTCKGQSDCSMVLCCHLSAEAVKFPVSVTQQSPVAVSVDTYHVTLAVLQAQVEIHLEEIQNEGLLVSWTFKDRPDMNLSVLPRLQLCENEGRADLSTIKDLIEDTIISTQPAVTVNLKACAAGAGAVTSDKLTRESLSRVAPLGSKLLLRNLRVLNLGCQGKGGLEEICCVAELDSPLQQKWTRPVTASSASTVSLMEWNEELFLELGHRSRELKLQVLGSSDRGRSVLLAHTTLFLDSLGKQPSGRQVCSLAPGAGWSLAAEATITLELLFQESPASLSAQHATSLRTSITPTKKVEMDRTIMPDGTIVTTVTTIQSRPKADCKTDSPSRSPSKVEVTEKKTTVLLESSCPCRPLPSSSRDICMPNGLDPVAETAIRQLTETNNKPAKKTPTKRSTLIISGVSKVPIVQDEMALSLGYAASLEAVAYRDSVAEGTGEWMHDSTESSQLPESSPSRQRAGQELDETTRSDISERPSVEDVESETGSTGALETRSLKDHKVSFLRSGTKLIFRRKSKQKEAGLSQSHDDLSNIATDSTAGKKAGSFSRRLIKRFSFKSKSKPKGSDSVMAGTGPNIHTEFVCALLYFDAL encoded by the exons ATGAGGAGCGGCACAGCGGGCCAGGCCGCCATGACCACGGCGGGCGCTGCCGCTGCCAAGGGCACACACACCGCGGCCGGGCGCGGAACGCCGCCCGCCGCTGCCTCCGCCGCGGTTTTCCAGCCGGACGCGAGAGCGGAGGCACCGGATGCGCGGCCTCACTCCGGCCAATCGGCGAGATCCGCGCCGCTTTTGGCACGAGCTGCCGGGAGGCGCGGGGTTCTCCCGGAGCTGCCGGAGCGGGGGGAGCGCCTCTTCCCGGCGTTGGAGCCTCCTGGACCGGGCCTTGCAGCGACGGACTCCGCAGCGCCGCGGCCGCTCTCG AGTTCAGTGCAGATCACGTTTGAGGAGGGCTCTCAGCTCCCACCAGCCGCAAATATAAGTCACGTGACGTGCAAGGGACAGTCGGACTGCAGCATG GTGCTGTGTTGCCATCTGTCAGCTGAAGCTGTGAAATTCCCAGTGTCTGTTACTCAGCAGTCCCCAGTTGCTGTTTCTGTGGACACCTATCATGTCAcattggctgtgctgcaggctcAG GTGGAGATCCACTTGGAGGAGATTCAGAATGAAGGTCTCCTGGTGTCATGGACGTTCAAGGACAGACCGGACATGAACCTTTCTGTTCTTCCGAGACTTCAACTTTGTGAG AATGAAGGGAGAGCAGACTTGTCCACCATAAAGGATCTGATTGAGGATACCATCATCAGCACGCAGCCAGCCGTGACGGTGAATCTGAAGGCCTGTGCCGCTGGAGCTGGTGCA GTTACCAGTGATAAGCTGACTCGAGAGTCACTGTCCAGAGTAGCCCCTCTGGGTTCTAAGCTGTTGCTCCGGAATCTTCGAGTGCTGAACTTGGGCTGCCAGGGCAAAGGAG GACTTGAGGAGATATGCTGTGTGGCAGAACTAGACAGCCCCTTGCAGCAGAAGTGGACGAGGCCGGTGACAGCTAGCAGTGCCAGCACTGTGTCATTAATGGAGTGGAATGAGGAGCTCTTTCT GGAGTTGGGACACAGAAGTAGAGAGCTGAAGCTAcaggtgctggggagcagcgACAGAGGGAGAA GTGTGCTGCTGGCACATACCACGCTTTTTCTTGATTCTTTGGGCAAGCAACCTTCTGGGAGACAGGTGTGCTCCCTGGCCCCGGGAGCCGGGTGGTCACTGGCGGCTGAAGCTACAATTACATTGGAG CTGCTATTCCAGGAGTCTCCTGCGTCTTTGAGTGCTCAGCATGCTACGTCTCTGCGAACCAGCATCACCCCCACTAAGAAGGTGGAGATGGACCGGACCATCATGCCTGATGGCACCATTGTGACCACTGTCACCACGATTCAGTCCCGGCCCAAGGCAGACTGCAAAACGG ATTCACCATCGAGGTCGCCTTCCAAGGTGGAAGTGACTGAAAAGAAGACAACTGTGCTTTTGGAAAGCAGCTGCCCTTGCAGGCCCTTGCCCAGCAGCAGCC GGGATATCTGTATGCCCAACGGCTTGGATCCGGTGGCTGAGACGGCAATCAGGCAGCTGACTGAGACAAATAACAAACCTGCCAAGAAGACCCCAACGAAACGTAGCACGCTGATCATCTCGGGAGTTTCCAAG GTACCTATCGTTCAAGATGAAATGGCACTTTCTCTGGGTTatgctgcatccctggaggCCGTGGCGTACAGGGATTCTGTGGCAGAGGGCACAGGTGAGTGGATGCACGATTCTACTGAATCATCCCAGCTGCCGGAATCGTCGCCATCTAGACAAAGAGCCGGTCAGGAGCTGGATGAGACGACACGATCGGACATCTCCGAAAGGCCATCGGTGGAAGATGTTGAGTCTGAAACTGGTTCCACGGGAGCACTTGAGACCAGGAGCTTGAAGGATCACAAAG TTAGCTTTCTTCGGAGTGGAACCAAGCTCATCTTCCGGAGGAAGAGTAAGCAGAAGGAGGCAGGCCTAAGCCAGTCGCATGATGACTTGTCCAACATTGCCACCGACTCCACTGCCGGGAAGAAAGCCGGCAGCTTCTCCCGTCGCCTCATCAAGCGCTTCTCCTTTAAGTCTAAATCCAAACCCAAAGGTAGTGACAGCGTGATGGCAG GTACTGGACCAAATATCCACACTGAATTTGTATGTGCTCTTTTGTACTTTGATGCTCTTTGA